The Candidatus Micrarchaeia archaeon genomic sequence AAGTGAAAATTCAAAATTTAAACTAGCTCTAAAATTATATAAACCAATTCCCCCTTGCTTTAGATAACCATTTAAACCTAAGATAGAACAAACAATATGTTTTTTCATAAACTTATCACAGTAAGAATACAAAAATTCTTTAAATAAAGCTATTTTTTCTAATATTCTTTTTCTATTGTTCTTTTTTAAGCGCTTATAATAATAGAAAATTCTAAAACCAAGAAAAGTTATTCCTTGCGCAATAAAGAATATTTTTGATTTTCCTTCATGAAGCGAAAGAAAAAGTTTCTCTTTTAAAAAATCACTTATTTTTTGTTTAAAATAAAAAAGATATGTTTTTGATCTGTGGAAGATTACAAAATCATCAACATATCTTATATAATATTTTACTTTTAAATTGTGTTTTATAAAATAATCTAAAGTATTTAAATACACATTCGCAAAAAATTGGCTTGTTAGATTTCCTAAAGGCATTCCTTTATTTATTATTTTAGTTTTATGGTTTATTAAAATGATTTTTATTAAATTTATAATTTGTTTGTCTTTAATTTTTCTTTTGATAATATCTAATAAAACCTGCTGATCAACTTCTTCAAAATAATGTTTTATATCTGCTTTCAAAACAAAGCCTTGTTTTGAAACTTTTCTTTTGAAAAAGTCAAATCTTTTAAGAGCTAAGGAAGTTCCTTTTTTCTTTTGATTTGCGCATGAATCATAAATAAAGGTTTTTTCAAAAATTGGTTGAATTATATTTATTAAAGCATGATGTATTATTCTATCTCTAAAATCAGAAGCGCTGATTTTTCTTGTTTTTGGGTCTCTAATTGTGAAAACCTTTAATGGTTTAGGTTTGTATGTGTTGTTTATTAATTCATTTTGTAATTGTTTAAGATTTTGTTCTAAGTTTTTTTCAAAATCTAAAACATACTGCTTATTTGATTTTCTTATTTTAGCTTTTTCAAAAGCTAAATTTAAATTTTCATAAGAATATAAAGAAGAAAATAAATTCTTGTAAGTTTTTGCCATTTTAAAACCGATTAAAATAAAACTCTAAACCTATGAGTCATTCTGAAGGAATTGCCAAGCCTGTTGTTGAAGTTGAGGTTCCTGTTGTCGTTGTACCTGTTGCCATGCGGAAAGCCAGCATCCTATTAGCCAATTTATTCTTTAATCACCTCTGCTTCAGGTTTCACAAACTGCGCTACTATCTGTTGCAAATGTATTTTATATCTGGTTTAAAACCAGCCTTATAAATTGACATGTGGCTCTAGGTTTTAGAGCAAATAAAAATTAGAAAAGAAAATTTATAAATTTATCTTAAATTTAAAAAAACCTGGCTTCGCCAGGTATTTAAAAACAAAAAAAACTAAAA encodes the following:
- a CDS encoding reverse transcriptase domain-containing protein, with translation MAKTYKNLFSSLYSYENLNLAFEKAKIRKSNKQYVLDFEKNLEQNLKQLQNELINNTYKPKPLKVFTIRDPKTRKISASDFRDRIIHHALINIIQPIFEKTFIYDSCANQKKKGTSLALKRFDFFKRKVSKQGFVLKADIKHYFEEVDQQVLLDIIKRKIKDKQIINLIKIILINHKTKIINKGMPLGNLTSQFFANVYLNTLDYFIKHNLKVKYYIRYVDDFVIFHRSKTYLFYFKQKISDFLKEKLFLSLHEGKSKIFFIAQGITFLGFRIFYYYKRLKKNNRKRILEKIALFKEFLYSYCDKFMKKHIVCSILGLNGYLKQGGIGLYNFRASLNFEFSLLLI